A genomic window from Diospyros lotus cultivar Yz01 chromosome 2, ASM1463336v1, whole genome shotgun sequence includes:
- the LOC127795834 gene encoding vacuolar protein sorting-associated protein 25-like, translating into MQKLGDFKLPHFFNYPPYFTLQPVKDTREKQIQLWKELVVDFCRAQNIFIIELENDFPLFTNPVIERSLSHEAREVFLSALVSEGRAEWMDKGHRKCLILWHRIQDWADLILAFVKDNGLEDSVMTVEEIRSGTESRGTELHGVERSVLMRALKLLEHKGKLTIFKGASTDDEGIKFSI; encoded by the exons ATGCAGAAATTGGGAGATTTCAAGCTGCCCCACTTCTTCAATTATCCACCTTACTTCAC CTTGCAGCCAGTTAAGGACACCAGGGAAAAGCAGATACAACTTTGGAAGGAACTAGTAGTTGATTTCTGTAGagctcaaaatatttttataattgaacTAGAAAATGACTTTCCTCTGTTCACAAATCCTGTAATTGAAA GGTCTCTAAGTCATGAAGCTAGGGAGGTATTTCTGTCAGCCTTAGTTTCTGAAG GCCGTGCAGAATGGATGGATAAGGGACACAGAAAATGCCTTATCCTCTGGCACCGCATCCAAGATTGGGCTGACTTGATTTTAGCATTT GTGAAAGATAATGGCTTGGAAGATAGTGTAATGACAGTGGAGGAGATTCGATCAGGGACTGAATCTCGGGGAACAG AGCTTCATGGAGTGGAGCGATCAGTCCTAATGCGAGCGCTGAAGCTACTAGAACACAAGGGGAAGCTTACAATTTTCAAGGGAGCTTCAACTGATGATGAAGGCATCAAATTCTCTATTTAG